In a single window of the Oryctolagus cuniculus chromosome 2, mOryCun1.1, whole genome shotgun sequence genome:
- the LOC100349472 gene encoding disintegrin and metalloproteinase domain-containing protein 29, with the protein MTLNEALFYMRFLLLLNWLGVILSFCGHIQAEQPPNHNPPEVVIPLKVTGSARGKKSPGWLSYSLRFGGQRYIVHMKVKKFLLSKHLSVFTYTDQGALLEDQPFVHKDCYYHGFMEGDPESLVALSTCFGGFKGMLYINNMAYEIMPIAFSTTFEHLVYKMESEETQSRTMRPGIIPDEIIGQDIDHSTLEQSAYVGWWVHFRTIEIVLVIDNSLYTHYENNDSMLLDDLYVVTNVADSIYDVLGIKMLVFALEIWNNENLVIVDDVRRSFQYFCNWKYAHVLPRIKHDMSLLFINKNLKGLSGLGLTGGICVPYKSCGIVTFLNRTLTICGIAMAHHIGHNLGMFHDEDQCVCGNSKCIMHADNPPTTKFSNCSFNRFWWYTVERTTCLLEQDYTKDIFNNTRCGNGIIEEEEECDCGALQRCAKDPCCMPNCTLINGAACASGPCCENCKFLPSGSVCRKKDNMCDLPEWCSGTSHKCPEDVYVEDGIPCSDTSFCYEKRCSDRTEQCRRIFGKKAKSANRICYEEVNTQGTRFGHCGIKGVKYKKCDIPDILCGRVQCDNVQEIPQLSDHTTVHWTHFNEVTCWSTDYHYGMNTPDIGEVKDGTECGPEHLCVHRQCVHISILDSNCSPAFCNERGICNNKHHCHCNYSWDPPNCLIKGYGGSIDSGPAPRRHKMKVINAGLVLFVLLIACFGCIIIFCSKRKRKKRVHIVLPDKNNSEDVSVPPVLHSPILPGSSGESVKVPKSVLKKSVH; encoded by the coding sequence ATGACTTTGAATGAAGCTCTCTTTTACATGAGATTCCTACTCCTGCTAAACTGGCTTGGGGTGATTCTGTCCTTTTGTGGACACATCCAGGCGGAGCAGCCCCCAAATCATAATCCCCCAGAGGTGGTCATTCCTTTGAAAGTAACTGGCAGTGCCAGAGGCAAAAAGTCTCCAGGCTGGCTCTCCTATAGCCTGCGCTTTGGGGGCCAAAGATACATTGTCCACATGAAGGTCAAGAAGTTTTTGCTGTCCAAACACCTCTCAGTGTTCACCTATACAGACCAGGGTGCTCTCTTAGAGGACCAGCCTTTTGTGCACAAGGACTGCTATTATCACGGTTTTATGGAGGGGGATCCAGAATCCCTGGTTGCTCTCAGTACCTGCTTTGGAGGCTTTAAAGGAATGTTATACATAAACAACATGGCTTATGAAATCATGCCCATAGCATTTTCTACCACATTTGAACACCTGGTATATAAGATGGAAAGTGAGGAAACACAATCCCGTACAATGAGACCTGGCATTATACCAGATGAAATAATAGGTCAAGATATTGATCATTCCACTCTGGAGCAAAGTGCTTATGTGGGCTGGTGGGTCCACTTTAGGACAATTGAAATTGTATTGGTGATCGATAATTCTCTATATACTCATTATGAAAACAATGACTCAATGTTGCTGGATGATCTATATGTGGTTACAAATGTAGCAGATTCCATTTATGATGTGCTAGGCATTAAGATGCTGGTGTTTGCTCTGGAGATCTGGAATAATGAAAATTTGGTTATAGTAGATGATGTAAGAAgatcttttcagtatttttgcaATTGGAAATATGCACATGTGTTGCCCCGGATAAAACATGATATGTCACTACTTTTTATAAACAAGAATTTAAAAGGATTAAGCGGCCTAGGGTTAACTGGAGGAATATGTGTACCATATAAGAGTTGTGGAATTGTTACTTTCTTAAACAGAACCTTGACAATTTGTGGAATTGCCATGGCTCATCACATAGGTCATAATTTGGGCATGTTCCATGATGAGGATCAATGTGTATGTGGGAACTCAAAATGCATAATGCATGCAGATAACCCACCAACAACAAAATTTAGCAATTGCAGTTTTAATAGATTTTGGTGGTACACTGTAGAAAGGACAACATGTTTGCTGGAACAGGACTACACCAAGGACATCTTCAACAACACACGCTGTGGGAATGGCATTATTGAAGAAGAAGAGGAATGTGACTGTGGAGCTTTACAGCGTTGTGCAAAAGATCCCTGTTGTATGCCAAACTGCACTTTAATTAATGGggctgcttgtgcttctgggccTTGTTGTGAAAACTGCAAATTCTTACCATCAGGGTCCGTGTGTAGAAAGAAAGACAATATGTGTGATCTTCCAGAGTGGTGCAGTGGGACGTCTCATAAGTGTCCAGAGGATGTGTATGTGGAAGATGGAATTCCTTGTAGTGACACATCTTTCTGCTATGAAAAAAGATGTAGTGACCGCACTGAACAGTGTAGGCGTATTTTTGGCAAGAAAGCAAAGAGTGCAAATCGGATTTGCTACGAAGAAGTGAACACCCAAGGTACTCGTTTTGGTCACTGTGGTATCAAGGgtgttaaatataaaaaatgcgATATCCCAGACATCCTGTGTGGAAGAGTTCAGTGCGATAATGTGCAAGAAATTCCACAGTTGAGTGATCATACTACTGTGCATTGGACTCACTTCAATGAAGTAACCTGCTGGAGTACTGACTATCATTATGGAATGAATACACCTGATATCGGTGAAGTGAAGGATGGCACAGAGTGTGGTCCAGAGCATCTCTGTGTCCACAGGCAGTGTGTCCACATATCCATCCTGGATAGTAATTGCTCACCTGCATTCTGTAATGAGAGGGGCATCTGCAACAATAAACATCACTGCCATTGCAACTATTCGTGGGATCCACCCAACTGCCTGATAAAAGGATATGGAGGTAGTATTGACAGTGGCCCAGCCCCAAGGAGACACAAGATGAAGGTTATTAATGCGGGCCTGGTGTTGTTTGTCCTTTTGATTGCTTGCTTTGgttgtataattattttttgctcaaaaagaaaaagaaagaaaagagttcaCATTGTACTTCCAGACAAGAATAACTCTGAGGATGTGAGTGTACCTCCTGTGTTGCATTCCCCGATTCTACCTGGGAGCTCAGGTGAATCAGTAAAAGTCCCAAAGTCTGTACTTAAAAAGAGTGtccattaa